A genomic window from Salvia miltiorrhiza cultivar Shanhuang (shh) chromosome 5, IMPLAD_Smil_shh, whole genome shotgun sequence includes:
- the LOC130985574 gene encoding endonuclease 4-like, with protein sequence MDASKRHWILGGIVICLFVIPTIHAWGKDGHHAVCKIAENYLTDEALAAVKALLPDSAEGDLASVCAWADEVRYKAHYGWSKTLHYADTPDFRCNYDYCRDCHDTVGRKDRCVTGAIYNYTKQLMSEHDDSGLYKLSYNLTEALMFLAHFIGDVHQPMHLGFLGDLGGNSITIRWYRRKTNLHHVWDNMIIESALKTFYSNDLSVMTQAIQNNITDAMVDEVSEENCNSAVCPDPYASESISLACRYAYRNATPGSTLGDDYFYSRWPVVESRLAQGGVRLATLLNRIFFKHKSIAEE encoded by the exons ATGGATGCGTCGAAACGCCACTGGATATTGGGGGGGATCGTTATTTGCTTGTTTGTAATTCCAACAATTCATGCCTGGGGAAAAGATGGCCACCATGCTGTTTGCAAGATTGCTGAG AATTATCTTACCGACGAAGCTCTGGCTGCAGTGAAAGCCTTGCTTCCAGATTCTGCTGAAGGTGATCTTGCTTCTGTTTGCGCCTGGGCAGACGAGGTTCGCTACAAAGCCCACTATGGCTGGAGCAAAACTTTGCATTATGCAGATACACCTGACTTCAGGTGCAACTACGACTACTGCA GAGACTGTCACGACACTGTTGGACGCAAGGATCGGTGTGTCACTGGAGCAATTTATAACTACACAAAGCAGCTTATGTCAGAGCATGATGATTCTGGCTTATATAAACTAAGCT ACAACCTGACAGAGGCACTTATGTTCCTAGCCCATTTTATTGGTGATGTCCACCAG CCAATGCACCTGGGCTTTCTTGGAGATTTAGGTGGTAACTCAATTACCATCCGTTGGTACCGTAGAAAAACTAATTTGCACCAT GTGTGGGACAATATGATCATTGAATCTGCTCTAAAGACATTCTACAGCAACGATCTCTCTGTAATGACCCAAGCTATTCAGAACAATATCACG GATGCCATGGTTGATGAAGTATCTGAGGAGAATTGCAATAGTGCAGTATGTCCAGATCC GTATGCTTCTGAAAGCATCTCTTTGGCTTGTAGATATGCTTACAGAAATGCCACTCCTGGAAGCACCTTAGGAG ACGATTACTTCTACTCTCGGTGGCCCGTTGTTGAGTCGAGACTTGCCCAAGGTGGGGTCCGGTTGGCAACTCTTCTCAACAGGATCTTCTTCAAACATAAGTCGATTGCAGAAGAATAA
- the LOC130985570 gene encoding internal alternative NAD(P)H-ubiquinone oxidoreductase A1, mitochondrial-like, whose protein sequence is MALARIARNCCQQSGGATGRYARARDMLSEESSSLSKSHSPFSGSFTAFQQNVKPRSNLPFFSSIGRLPAATFGSRGVRMTPQNEYAHAQTAVEESDSEYQNLKYPTLEATKPGEKPRVVVIGSGWAACRFLKGLDTKLYDVVCISPRNHMVFTPLLASTCVGTLEFRSVAEPVSQIQTALAKDPNSYFFLASCNGLDTDKREVFCETAVDGGKPYNFKVAYDKLVIASGAEPLTFGIKGVEEHAFFLREVFHAQEIRKRLLLNLMLSENPGMSEEEKERLLHCVVIGGGPTGVEFSGELSDFIMRDVRQRYAHVKNYIKVTLIEANEILSSFDVGLRQYATKHLTKCGVRLVRGVVKEVHPNKIVLSDGSDVPYGLLVWSTGVGPSKFVKSLTLPKAPGGRIGIDEWLRVASVEDVFAIGDCAGFVEGVGRPVLPALAQVAERQGKYLVELFNRVGKQGGGKDVPLGDPFVYKHLGSMASVGRYKALVDLRQSKNAKGLSLAGFISWFIWRSAYLTRVISWRNRFYVAVNWATTFVFGRDNSRI, encoded by the exons ATGGCGTTGGCGAGAATAGCTAGAAATTGTTGCCAACAATCAGGAGGTGCCACAGGTAGATATGCTAGAGCAAGGGACATGCTCAGTGAGGAATCATCTTCTTTGAGCAAGTCTCATTCACCTTTCAGTGGGAGCTTCACAGCTTTTCAACAAAATGTTAAACCACGTAGCAATCTTCCATTTTTCTCGAGCATTGGCAGGTTGCCCGCTGCAACTTTTGGAAGTAGGGGTGTGAGGATGACCCCTCAAAATGAATATGCTCATGCACAAACAGCTGTTGAGGAATCTGATTCAGAATATCAGAATCTAAAGTATCCTACCCTTGAAGCAACAAAGCCTGGTGAAAAGCCTCGGGTGGTTGTTATTGGCAGTGGGTGGGCGGCATGTAGATTTCTTAAAGGGCTCGACACCAAATTATATGATGTTGTTTGTATATCACCAAGGAATCACATGGTCTTTACACCTTTGCTTGCCTCAACTTGTGTTGGAACCTTAGAATTCCGTTCAGTAGCAGAGCCTGTTAGTCAGATACAGACAGCTTTAGCAAAGGATccaaattcttattttttcctTGCTTCGTGCAATGGTCTAGACACGGACAAGCGTGAA GTGTTCTGTGAGACAGCAGTTGATGGTGGAAAACCATACAATTTCAAAGTTGCATATGACAAACTGGTAATTGCTTCTGGAGCTGAACCATTGACCTTCGGCATCAAGGGAGTCGAAGAACATGCTTTTTTTCTGCGAGAGGTGTTTCATGCCCAAGAAATAAGGAAGAGACTTCTTCTAAACCTGATGCTCTCTGAAAATCCAG GCATGTCAGAGGAAGAAAAGGAGAGGCTACTGCACTGTGTTGTTATTGGGGGTGGACCTACAGGGGTGGAATTTAGTGGAGAATTGAGTGATTTCATTATGAGAGATGTTCGGCAGAGGTATGCTCATGTCAAAAACTACATAAAAGTGACCCTCATTGAG GCGAATGAGATTCTTTCATCATTTGACGTTGGATTAAGGCAATATGCAACAAAGCACTTGACAAAG TGTGGAGTACGCCTTGTGCGTGGTGTCGTCAAAGAGGTCCACCCGAATAAGATAGTTCTTAGCGATGGAAGTGATGTTCCTTATGGTCTCCTTGTTTGGTCTACTGGAGTTGGTCCCTCAAAATTTGTAAAATCACTAACTCTCCCCAAGGCTCCCGGTGGAAG GATCGGTATCGATGAATGGCTTCGAGTGGCATCGGTGGAAGATGTGTTTGCCATTGGCGATTGCGCTGGATTCGTTGAGGGGGTCGGGAGGCCAGTGCTTCCTGCTCTGGCTCAG GTGGCAGAGAGGCAAGGGAAGTATCTAGTTGAGTTGTTCAACAGAGTGGGGAAACAGGGAGGTGGCAAAGATGTTCCTCTAGGTGACCCCTTCGTCTACAAGCATCTCGGAAGTATGGCATCTGTGGGCCGCTACAAAGCCTTGGTCGATCTCCGCCAGTCCAAG AATGCAAAGGGTTTATCACTAGCGGGCTTCATAAGCTGGTTCATCTGGCGCTCGGCCTATCTCACTCGAGTGATCAGCTGGAGAAACAGATTTTATGTTGCTGTCAACTGGGCAACCACATTTGTTTTCGGCAGAGACAATTCTAGGATCTAA
- the LOC130985573 gene encoding endonuclease 1, with protein sequence MSFLRGISAYFVAFLTCVVVYEPCVQAWSKEGHAMTCKIAQDLLEPEAHHAVQMLLPDYVKGDLSALCVWPDQVRHWYRYRWTSPLHFIDTPDGACNFKYQRDCHDPKGVKDMCVAGAIRNFTDQLSHYHHGTSDRRYNMTEALLFLAHFMGDIHQPMHVGFTSDEGGNTVELRWFRHKSNLHHVWDREIILTAAADYYGKDINLLQQDIQGNFTDGSWASDLASWRECVDISSCVNKYAGESMDMACRWGYKGVESGDTLSDDYFNSRMPIVMKRIAQGGVRLAMILNRVFAGHSISQDMDETLVAT encoded by the exons ATGTCGTTTTTAAGAGGAATTTCTGCATATTTCGTTGCttttcttacttgtgttgttgtTTACGAACCTTGTGTTCAAGCATGGAGCAAAGAGGGTCATGCCATGACTTGCAAAATTGCTCAG GACTTGCTCGAACCAGAGGCACACCACGCTGTTCAAATGCTACTGCCTGACTACGTGAAGGGCGATTTGTCGGCACTGTGCGTTTGGCCTGACCAAGTAAGACACTGGTATAGGTACCGCTGGACAAGCCCTCTTCACTTCATCGACACGCCAGACGGAGCTTGCAATTTTAAGTATCAAA GGGACTGCCATGATCCGAAGGGGGTGAAGGATATGTGCGTCGCAGGTGCCATCCGGAACTTCACCGATCAACTCTCACATTACCATCATGGGACCTCTGATCGACGCT ATAACATGACAGAAGCCTTGTTGTTTTTAGCACATTTCATGGGAGACATCCATCAG CCGATGCATGTTGGGTTCACAAGTGACGAAGGGGGAAACACCGTGGAGTTGCGCTGGTTCAGGCACAAGTCGAATCTGCACCAT GTGTGGGACAGAGAGATAATTCTCACAGCCGCCGCAGATTACTATGGAAAGGACATCAACCTCCTCCAACAAGACATTCAAGGAAACTTTACTGAT GGGAGCTGGGCCAGCGATCTTGCCTCATGGAGGGAATGCGTCGACATATCTTCTTGTGTGAACAA GTATGCTGGTGAGAGTATGGATATGGCTTGCAGATGGGGATACAAAGGTGTTGAATCAGGGGACACTCTTTCAG ATGATTACTTCAACTCGCGAATGCCCATTGTTATGAAGCGGATAGCTCAGGGTGGAGTCCGGTTAGCCATGATTTTGAACCGGGTTTTTGCTGGTCATAGCATTAGCCAAGACATGGACGAAACTCTTGTTGCTACTTGA
- the LOC130985575 gene encoding E3 ubiquitin-protein ligase AIRP2-like, producing MYVSGGSPIRKSFKDSLKVLEADIQHANTLASDFPREYDGACLQMRMSYSPAAHFFLFLVQWTDCHLAGALGLLRILIYKVYVDGTTTMSTHERKASIREFYAVIYPSLMQLQQGVTDSEDRKQKAVCLERYRRKDEDDLSHCSESDVEREEECGICMETNSKIVLPNCNHAICLKCYREWRSRSQSCPFCRDSLKRVNSGDLWVLLDNKDVIDMAAITKENLKRLFMYIDKLPLIIPDNLFEPYDSHVR from the exons ATGTATGTAAGCGGCGGAAGTCCAATACGGAAGTCTTTCAAAGACTCGCTTAAAGTTCTTGAAGCCGATATTCAGCATGCTAATACTCT TGCATCTGATTTTCCAAGGGAGTATGATGGCGCGTGTCTACAAATGAGAATGTCATACAGTCCAGCTGCtcactttttcctttttctagtTCAATGGACTGATTGCCACCTTGCCGGAGCTCTCGGACTGTTGCGGATCTTAATTTATAAG GTATATGTTGATGGCACCACCACGATGTCCACTCATGAGAGAAAAGCGAGCATTAGAGAGTTCTACG CTGTTATATATCCATCTTTAATGCAACTTCAGCAAGGTGTTACGGATTCAGAAGATAGAAAACAGAAAGCTGTATGTCTGGAGAGATACAGAAGGAAGGATGAAGATGATCTCAGTCATTGCTCGGAATCGGATGTCGAGAGGGAGGAAGAATGTGGCATTTGCATGGAGACAAATAGTAAGATTGTCTTGCCCAATTGTAACCATGCCATTTGCCTGAAATGCTACAGAGAATG GCGTTCAAGATCACAATCGTGCCCTTTCTGTCGTGACAGCTTAAAGAGGGTAAACTCTGGTGATCTATGGGTTCTTCTGGACAACAAGGATGTGATAGACATGGCTGCTATAACAAAGGAGAATCTGAAGAGGCTGTTTATGTATATAGATAAGTTGCCGCTAATTATCCCTGATAACCTATTTGAACCCTATGATTCCCATGTCAGGTAA